The proteins below are encoded in one region of Cryptosporangium minutisporangium:
- a CDS encoding cytochrome c oxidase assembly protein: MLSATGADPALTSISAVAELPVFTPATVFTAANLDQWMTVALVVAAGLYLYGVHKLRARGDRWPLGRTLAFVPGGLGVIAVATLSGLGTYDDTLFSAHMVQHMLLSMVAPILMALGAPVTLALRTLPGKPRGWLLAFLHSRYFHLVSHPLIAFTFFIATPYALYLSGWYPATLTSTWVHEFTHVHFLIVGSLFFWPLIGLDPLPGRWQYPARALMMIISMPLHAVLGVIVMQMAGRIATGYYEGLQLSWISPESDQQVGGGLLWASGDLISLLMLAAFVTQWIRSDERTAARIDRQLDRTSGEDNELDAYNARLARLAERG; encoded by the coding sequence GTGTTGTCCGCAACGGGTGCCGACCCGGCTCTGACCAGCATTTCGGCGGTCGCTGAGCTACCGGTGTTCACTCCGGCAACGGTGTTCACGGCCGCGAACCTCGACCAGTGGATGACGGTCGCGCTCGTCGTCGCCGCGGGGTTGTACCTCTACGGCGTCCACAAGCTCCGGGCTCGGGGCGACCGGTGGCCGCTCGGCCGCACGCTCGCGTTCGTCCCGGGTGGTCTGGGCGTGATCGCGGTAGCCACGCTCTCCGGGCTCGGCACCTACGACGACACGTTGTTCAGCGCCCACATGGTCCAGCACATGCTGCTCAGCATGGTGGCGCCGATCCTGATGGCGCTCGGCGCTCCGGTGACGCTCGCTCTCCGCACGCTCCCGGGCAAGCCCCGCGGTTGGCTACTGGCGTTCCTGCACAGCCGCTACTTCCACCTGGTCAGCCACCCGCTGATCGCGTTCACGTTCTTCATCGCGACGCCGTACGCGCTCTATCTGTCCGGCTGGTACCCGGCGACGCTGACCAGCACCTGGGTGCACGAGTTCACGCACGTGCACTTCCTGATCGTCGGCTCGCTGTTCTTCTGGCCGCTGATCGGCCTGGACCCGCTCCCCGGACGCTGGCAGTACCCGGCGCGCGCGCTGATGATGATCATCTCGATGCCGCTGCACGCGGTGCTCGGCGTCATCGTCATGCAGATGGCGGGCCGGATCGCGACCGGCTACTACGAGGGTCTGCAGCTGAGTTGGATCTCTCCGGAATCCGACCAGCAGGTCGGCGGCGGCCTGCTCTGGGCGTCCGGCGACCTGATCAGCCTGCTGATGCTCGCGGCGTTCGTCACCCAGTGGATCCGCTCCGACGAGCGGACCGCGGCCCGGATCGACCGCCAGCTCGACCGCACGAGCGGCGAGGACAACGAGCTGGACGCCTACAACGCCCGGCTCGCCCGGTTGGCCGAGCGGGGATAA
- the trpD gene encoding anthranilate phosphoribosyltransferase: MTAATPQTWPTLLNALLAGDSLSPEQTGWAMRQVMSGDATPVQIAAFAMALRAKGETSEEVSGLVASMLEAATPIDVSPDAVDIVGTGGDQAHTVNISTMAAIVVAGAGIPVVKHGNRAASSSTGAADLLEYLGVPITMTPERAAACVREAGIGFCFAPTYHPGLRHAGVARREMGVPTFFNFLGPLTNPGRVRASAVGCANLRMAPVMAGVFAQRGASALVMRGEDGLDEFTTTSATRLWVVADGTVTETVVDAADLGIPRAERSDLRGADAAFNAKVARAVLAGERGPVRDAVLLNAAAGIAAFDEFSGGLEASLRAGLERAATAVDSGAAGTTLDRWIAVATQD; the protein is encoded by the coding sequence ATGACCGCGGCCACTCCGCAGACCTGGCCGACGCTGCTCAACGCGCTCCTGGCCGGCGACTCGCTGAGCCCGGAGCAGACCGGCTGGGCGATGCGCCAGGTGATGTCCGGCGACGCCACGCCGGTGCAGATCGCGGCGTTCGCGATGGCCCTGCGCGCCAAGGGTGAGACGTCCGAAGAGGTCTCCGGGCTCGTCGCGAGCATGCTCGAGGCCGCGACGCCGATCGACGTCTCACCGGACGCCGTCGACATCGTGGGAACCGGCGGCGACCAGGCGCACACCGTGAACATCTCGACGATGGCTGCGATCGTGGTGGCCGGCGCCGGGATCCCGGTGGTGAAGCACGGCAACCGGGCGGCGTCCAGCAGCACCGGCGCGGCCGACCTGCTCGAGTACCTCGGGGTACCGATCACGATGACGCCGGAGCGGGCAGCGGCCTGCGTCCGGGAGGCCGGAATCGGCTTCTGCTTCGCCCCCACCTACCACCCCGGGCTGCGGCACGCGGGTGTGGCGCGGCGCGAGATGGGTGTTCCGACGTTCTTCAACTTCCTCGGTCCGCTCACCAACCCGGGCCGCGTCCGGGCCAGCGCGGTGGGGTGCGCGAACCTCCGGATGGCGCCGGTGATGGCCGGGGTCTTCGCCCAGCGCGGAGCGTCGGCGCTGGTGATGCGCGGTGAGGATGGCTTGGACGAGTTCACCACGACGTCCGCGACCCGGCTGTGGGTCGTCGCCGACGGCACCGTCACCGAGACCGTGGTGGACGCCGCCGACCTCGGTATCCCGCGGGCCGAACGATCCGATCTGCGCGGCGCCGACGCGGCGTTCAACGCCAAGGTCGCCCGCGCGGTGCTCGCCGGTGAACGTGGTCCGGTGCGGGACGCCGTGCTGCTTAACGCAGCGGCCGGCATCGCCGCGTTCGACGAGTTCTCCGGCGGGCTGGAGGCGTCGCTGCGGGCCGGGCTGGAGCGCGCCGCGACGGCGGTCGACTCCGGCGCCGCGGGCACCACGCTCGACCGATGGATCGCCGTCGCGACGCAGGACTGA